Sequence from the Microbacterium dextranolyticum genome:
GCGCATCCGCTTCACCAGCCCGCATCCGGCCGCCTTCACCGACGACGTCATCGACGCGATGGCCGACACTGCGCAGGTCATGCCGCAGTTGCACATGCCACTGCAGTCGGGTTCGGACCGCATCCTCAAGGCGATGCGGCGCTCATATCGCGGCGACAGGTTCCTGGGCATCCTCGACCGGGTCCGCGATCGCATCCCGCACGCCGCGATCTCCACCGACATCATCGTCGGCTTCCCCGGTGAGACCGACGCCGACTTCGACGACACGATGCGCGTCGTGGAACAGGCCCGCTTCGCGAGCGCGTTCACCTTCCAGTACTCCATCCGCGAGGGCACACCTGCCTCGACCATGCCCGATCAGGTTCCCAAGGACGTCGTCCAGGAGCGTTACGAGCGCCTCGTCGCCCTCCAGGACCGCATCAGCCTGGAGGAGAACCAGAAGCTGGTCGGACGCGAGTTGCAGGTGCTCGTCTCGACCGGCGAGGGCAAGAAGGATGCCGAGACGCACCGCCTCACCGGGCGCGCCGAAGACAACCGCCTGGTTCATTTCGAACTGCCCGCCGGCTCCGAGATGCCGCGCCCCGGCGACGTCGTGACGGTCTCCGTCACGCACGCTGCGCCTTTCCACCTGCTCGCCGACAGCGTCGACGGCGCTGCGCTGCGAGTGCGCCGCACGCGCGCCGGTGACGCGTGGGATCGCACGCAGGCCGAGTCGTGCGGCGTGCCGTCCGTACCCCCCGCCGACGGCGCGGCCCGCAGCGTCGGCCTCGGCATCCCCACCCTGCGTCTGAACGCCTGAGCGCGCCGCGCGCTCCCGTCTCTCCGGCCCGCTCCGTATGGCACCGTCGCAGGTCCGCGATCCGCGGCGGCCCGGCTCGGGACGCCTCTGGGCGGTCGTCGGCGCCACCGGCACCGGCAAGACCGATCTTTCCTTGCGCCTCGCCGAGGCGGTGATCTCCCGTGGGCGCGGCGCCGAGATCGTCAACGCCGATGCCATGCAGCTGTACCGGGGCATGGACATCGGCACGGCGAAGCTCCCCGAGGCCGAGCGCCGCGGCATCCCGCACCATCTCTTCGACGTCCTCGAGGTGACGGATGAGGCCGCCGTCGCGGCATACCAGGACGCCGCCCGTGCGGCGATCACGGATGTCTTCGACCGCGGCGCGGACGCCATCGTGGTCGGGGGGTCGGGGCTGTACGTATCGAGCATCGTCCACGATTTCCGCTTTCCACCGCGCGACGAGGCCTTGCGCGCCGACCTCGAAGCCGAGCTCGAACGCGACGGCGCAGCCGCCCTGTACGCCCGGCTGCGGTCGCTCGATCCGGCGACGGCGGAGCGGGTCGATCCCCGCAATGCCCGTCGCCTCATCCGGGCGCTCGAGGTGCTGGGCCAGGGGGCGCACACGCACGGCGCGGTGCTCCCCGCGGCACCGGCGCTGTGGCATGAGTCCACGACCCTTCTCGGCGTCGATGTGCCGCGCACGGACCTCGTCGAGCGTCTCGACCGCCGGGTCGAGGGGATGTGGACGGCGGGGCTCCTGGACGAGGTGGCGGGGCTGCGCGAGCGGGGCCTGGAGCGCGGAGCCACGGCATCCCGCGCGATCGGGTACGCCCAGGCGCTCGCACAGCTGACCGGGTCGCTCGACGAGGGTGAGGCGATCGCGCAGACGCAGGCACTCACGCGCCGTTACGCGCGCCGCCAGGTCTCGTGGTTCCGTCGCTACGACGACCTGCGCTGGGTCGCCCCCGACGTCGACGCCGGGGCACTGGTCGACGCGGCGGTGTGATCCGCGCGTGTTCGATGCGGCAGGCACCGCGAGAGGGCGCGACCGTAGACTGAGCGCATGGCACAGACGGTCGCGTTCACGAAGGGGCACGGTACGGGCAACGACTTCGTGATCGTCGCCGACCCCGAGGGGTCCCTCGCCCTGTCCGACGATCAGGTCGCGGCGCTGTGCGATCGCAGATTCGGCATCGGCGCCGACGGCATCCTGCGCGTCGTGCGCTCCGCGGCGATCGCGGAGGGGGCCGCGACGAGCGACGCGGAGTGGTTCATGGACTACCGCAATGCCGACGGCTCCGCCGCCGAGATGTGCGGCAACGGCACCCGCGTGTTCGCGAAGTACCTCGTCGACACGGGCCTCGCGACGATCGACGACGCGCCGCTGCGCATCGGCACCCGCGCCGGCGTCAAGACGCTCACCCGCAGCGAACTCGGGTTCGAAGTCGACCTCGGGCCGTTCACGATCGACGAATCGGATGTGGTGATCCGTGCGCGCGGACTGGACGTGCCCCGGCCCGGTGTCGGCATCGACGTCGGAAACCCGCACGTCGTCGTGGCGCTCGGATCCACCGCAGAGCTCGACGAGCTCGACCTCACGGCGCAGCCGGTGCTGACCCCGGCGCCCCCGCACGGGGCGAACGTCGAGTTCGTCGTGCCCGCCGACCCGCTCGTGCGCGGCGGCGTCGGCGCGATCCGGATGCGTGTGTTCGAGCGGGGCGTCGGCGAGACCCTGTCGTGCGGCACCGGTGTGGCGGCTTCCGCACTCGCGGTGCGCCACTGGGCGGGGCCGGCGGCTCCGGACGCCTGGACCGTCGATGTGCCCGGCGGCACCCTCGGCGTCCGCGTGGTCCCGCATGCGGACGGACCGCACGTGCTGCTCTCGGGGCCGGCCGCCCTCGTGTTCTCGGGCGAGGTCGCGCTGGCCTGACGCGGCATCCGGGGCCTGCCGCCGCGGCGACTCAGTCTCCGAGGCCGGCCAGCAGCTCCGCGGGCGGAACGAAGTAGACGCCGCCGGTGAGCGCCGTCGAGGCATCCAGCAGCCGATCGTGCTTTCCGGGCGGATCGCCGATGAACATGCGCTCGAGCATCTTCTCGATGACCCACAGCCGTCGCGTGTAGCCGATGAAGTACGTGCCGAACTCTCCGCGTCCGGGTGAACCGAACGGCATGTTGTCGCGCAGGATGTCGTGCTCGACCCCGTCGTCGTCGACGATCGTGGCGAGCGTCTTGTGCGCCTTCTGGTCGGGCGCGGCCGCGTCGTCGAGTTCGACATTGTCGCTCTTGGTGCGCCCGATCACCGCTTCCTGCTGCTCGGCGGTGAGCGCCGTCCAGGCATCCATCCGATGCACGTACTTCTGCACGACCAGGTAGCTGCCGCCTTCTGCGGCGGGGTCTTCCGTGCCGACGATGGTGGATGCCGGGAGCGCGGCACCCACCGGGTTCGCCGTTCCGTCGACGAAGCCCAGGAGGTCGCGGGCGTCGAAGTAGCGGAAGCCGATCGTCTCGTCGACGACGCGCACGCTGTCGCCGAAGCGGTCGAGGAGTTGGCGCTCCAACTCGAAGCACAGGTCTCGCCGATTCGCGCGGAGGTGGAGCTGCACGTCGCCCTCGGTCGCCGGCGCCGTGTGCACCGCGCCGCGCACGTCGCGGAAGGGGTGCAGCTCGGCGGGGCGAGGAGCGCCGGTGACGGCATCCCACATGTCGCTTCCGATCCCCACGGTGCACGCGAGGGCGGCGGACAGGTCGCGGAAGGCGACGTTCTTCGTGATGTCCTCGACGCTGGAGAGCACGTCTCGGACGGTCGCGACGGCGTTTTGGGCGTCGGTCAGGGCGAGAGTGAGGAGCACAGCCGACGACGTCAGCGGGGCATCCACACGCTGCGGTTCGATCGGCACGCGGCGCTGGGCCGACCCGGCGTCACTCACCGATGATCTCGATGGGGCTCGTCGCGGGGCTGCCGTGGCGACGCACCTTGAGCACGCGGAACCCGCGGCCGGTCGCGGCCCGGGTCACGGTGTAGCCCGGGTGGAACGTCGCCGCCAGCCACCGCTGCAGCGAATCCGAACCGAGGTTGCGCTGGACGACGAGCCACGCATCGCTGCGCTCGTCGAGCCGCGGCAGCCACCGCTCCAGCAGGCCGTGCAGTTCGTTCTTGCCCACACGGATGGGTGGATTCGACCGGATCGATCGGAACGTCACGTCGCCCGGCACCTCATCCGGCAGGACCGCGGTGATGTTGTCGAGCCCCCATTCGGCGGCGTTGCGGCGCACCAGGTCGAGGGCGCGTTCGTTGACGTCCACCGCCCAGATCTGCGCGTGCGGCGCGGCGACGGCGAGGCTCAGCGCGATCGGACCCCAGCCGCACCCGAGATCGAGCAGGTGCCCTCCGGGTGGGGGAGGCGGGGTGCTGGCGAGGAGCACTCCGGTGCCACCGTCGACGTGATCGGGACTGAAGACCCCGCCAGCGGTGGTGACTTCGCCGGTGCGGCCCGAGAGGGTGACGCGGATGCGGCGGAGGTGCTCGGCGCTGGACGGAGACGCACTGAAGTAGTGGTCGCTCCCCATCCTGCGAGCGTACCCGAGCCGCACCCGCTCTCGTGCCGCTAAACTACAAGGCTCAGCACGAGAAGGAACGAATGACAGACACCACCGGCCTCACCGGCAGCAACGGCCCCGTGGACACCGACGTCCCCGAGCACACGGCGCTCGGCGCCGACCCGATCGATCCGGTCGACCGGGTTCTCGCCCGCGCCGAATCCCGGTCGGGGGTGCGGGTGTTCGGCGCCGCACAGGCGCTGCAGGATGCCGACACCGTCTCGTACGGCGACACCGACGGAGATCAGTGGGATCGAGAGGAGCGCGCGGCGTTGCGCCGTGTGCCGGGGCTTTCCACCGAACTCGAGGACGTCACCGAGGTCGAGTACCGGCAGCTGCGCCTCGAGAACGTCGTCCTCGTCGGCGTCTATCCGCAGGGCTCGCACGAGGATGCCGAGAATTCGCTGCGCGAACTCGCCGCGCTCGCCGAGACGGCCGGAGCGGTCGTTCTCGACGGTGTCCTCCAGCGCCGCCCGCATCCCGATCCCGCCACCTACATCGGCCGGGGCAAGGCCGCCGAGCTGCGGGACCTCGTCGCCGCGGTCGGAGCCGACACCGTGATCGCCGACACCGAGCTCGCGCCGAGCCAGCGGCGTGCGCTGGAGGACGTCGTGAAGGTCAAGGTCATCGACCGGACGACCGTCATCCTCGACATCTTCAGCCAGCACGCCAAGAGCCGCGAGGGCAAGGCGCAGGTCGAGCTCGCCCAACTCGAGTACCTGTTGCCGCGTCTGCGTGGCTGGGGTGACTCGATGAGCCGTCAGGCCGGTGGGCAGGTCGGCGCGGGAGGAGCGGGCATGGGCTCGCGCGGACCGGGTGAGACGAAGATCGAGCTCGACCGTCGTCGCATCCGCACGAAGATGGCGCAGCTGCGTCGTCAGCTGCGCGACTTCGCTCCCGCGCGCGAGGCCAAGCGCGCCGAGCGTCGCCGCCACACGATCCCCGCCGTCGCGATCGCCGGGTACACGAATGCCGGCAAGTCGAGCCTGCTGAATCGCCTGACCCGCGCCGGTGTGCTCGTCGAGAACGCCCTGTTCGCCACGCTCGACACCTCGGTGCGGCGCTCCGAGACATCCGACGGCCGCATCTACACGCTCACCGACACGGTCGGCTTCGTGCGGAACCTCCCGCACCAGCTGGTCGAGGCGTTCCGCTCGACCCTCGAAGAGGTCGGCGATGCGGATGTCATCGTGCACGTCGTCGACGGGTCGCACCCCGACCCGGCGGCGCAGCTCGCGACGGTCCGCGACGTCATCGGGGACGTCGGGGCGCGGGACCTCCCCGAGATCGTCGTGTTCAACAAGGCCGACCTCCTCGACGACGACACGCGCCTCGTGCTCCGGGGGCTCGCGCCGAACGCGCAGTTCGTCTCGTCGCGCACCGGAGAGGGCATCGACGAGCTCCGCGAGACGATCGAGCGGACCCTTCCGCTGCCCGCGGTCGAGATCCGCGCCGTCGTGCCGTACGACCGTGGCGACCTCGTCTCCGCGGTGCACGAGCACGGGATCATCCTCAGCCAGGAGCACGGAGCCGACGGAACGGTGCTCCACGCCCACGTCCCCGCCATCCTCGGCGGACGCCTCGCGCCGTACGCCGTCTGACGGGGCGGGCGGCGGTCGGCCCTCGCCGTGGCTCAGCCCAGCAGGGCGACGCCGAATCCGGCGACGACGGTGCGTACCTCGGCGAGGTACCGCTGGGCCTGATCGGTGAGGGGGATCGACGCGTGGTCGATCCATCCGATCTCGATGCGCTCGTCGACCTCGAGCGGGATCGCGACGATCTCGGGGTCGAGCTGGTCGCTGATGATGCCGGTCGAGATCGTGTAGCCGTTCAGACCGATCATGAGGTTGAAGATCGTCGCTCGGTCCGAGACGCGGATCTCCTGATCGCTCGACGAGGTGGAGAGGATCTCCTCGGCGAAGTAGAACGCGTTGTTGGCACCCTGATCGAAGGTGAGTCGGGGCAGTCCCTCGAGGTCGGCGAGGGTCGCACGCTCGCGGGCGGCCAGGGGGTTTTTCCGTGAGACGAAGATGTGCGGTTCGGCGACGAAGAGCGGATGGAAGGACAGGGCGTTGTCGCGGAGCAGTCGGTCGATGACCTTGCGGTTGAAGTCGTTGCGGTAGAGGATGCCGAGTTCGCTGCGGAGCGTGCGGACATCGTCGATGATGTCCCACGTGCGCGTCTCCCGCAGGGCGAACTCGTACTGCGCGGCGCCGCTGGCGCGGACCATCCGCACGAACGCATCGACCGCGAACGAGTAGTGCTGCGTGGAGATCCCGAGCAGGCGCCGCGACGGCGGTCGGCCCAGATACCGCTGCTCGAGCAGCTCGACCTGCTCGAGCACCTGCCGTGCATACCCGAGGAACTCCGCCCCGTCGGCGGTCAGACCGACGCCCCGCGCGGAGCGGGTGAGCAGAGTCCGGCCCACGCGCGACTCGAGCTCTTTCATCGCGGCCGACATGGTGGGCTGCGCGACGTACCGCAGATCGGCCGCGGCCGATATCGACCCCTCGGCGGCGACGTCGATGAAGTATCGCAGGTGCTGGAGCGTGAGTCCGCCGGATCCCTGAGCCATAGGCAGACACTATATGACGCCATAGTCCCGGCTGGTTACCCGATATCTCGATGGGGCCTGCACGATGGAAGAGGACTTTTTTGACCGAGGCCGCGCACGGCCTCCTGTTCACAGGACTGACCTCTCATGACGGACGACTTCTCGTTCAGCATCGCCACCACCCGCTTCGACGAGGACTACACGCCTGCCGAGAGCTCGCGGATCACGACGAACTTCGCCAACCTCGCCCGGGGCGAGCATCGCCAGCAGAACCTCCGGAACGCCCTGACGATGATCGACCGCAGGTTCAACGATCTCGCGCAATGGGACAACCCCGCGGGCGATCGCTACACGCTCGAGCTCGACATCGTCTCGGTGCAGTTGCAGTTCGCCGCGGACGGCGCTGATCAGCGGTTCCCCCTGCTCGAAGTTCTCGACGTCCACATCCTGGACCGAGAGACCGGAGCACGGACCCACGGGATCGTCGGGAACAACTTCTCGTCCTACGTGCGCGACTACGACTTCAGCGTGCTGCTGCCCGAGGCGGCGGCCCGCGCGAAGGAGAGCGGCGGGCCCGCCGTTCCAGAGGACTTCGGTGAGCTGCACGGGCGGCTCTTCCGAGGCTTCCTCGATTCGGACGCCTACCGCGAGCGGTTCGGGCAGCCGCCCGTGATCTGCATCAGCGTCTCGACGAGCAAGACGTATCGGCGCACCGACAACCACCACCCGATCCTCGGTGTCGAGTATCGCCAGGAGGCCTCGTCGTTGACCGACGAGTACTTCGGCAGGATGGGCCTGCAGGTGCGCTACTTCATGCCGCGCGGAAGTGTCGCCCCGCTCGCGTTCTACTTCTCGGGCGATCTGCTCACCGACTACACCGATCTGCAGCTCGCGGGCACGATCAGCGCGATGGAGAGCTTCCAGAAGATCTACCGACCCGAGATCTACAACGCCAACTCCGCAGCTCCGGCCGTGTACCGGCCGAGCCTGGAGGCGCAGGATTTCTCGCGCACGCAGATCGACTACGACCGCGTCGAGCGCAGCCAGCTCGCCCTGACACAGGGCCGGTACACCCAGGAGCACTTCATCGAGCCGCACCGCGACGTGCTCGAGCAGTGGGCCTTCGGCGTCGCGGCATCCGTCGCATGAGCGCCGAAGGATCGTCCCCGGTGCACGCCCTGCTGCCGACCACGACCGTCGGCAGCCTGCCGAAGCCGTCGTGGCTCGCGCAGCCCGAAGTGCTCTGGTCGCCGTGGAGCCTGCAGGGCGACACCCTGATCGAGGGAAAGCAGGACGCCCTTCGTATCGCCGTGCACGAGCAGACCCGCCGCGGCATCGACATCCTCAGCGACGGCGAGCAGACCCGCCAGCACTTCGTCACGACGTTCATCGAGAACCTGAGCGGCGTCGACTTCGACAAGCGCGAGACCGTCCGCATCCGCAACCGTTACGACGCGAGCGTGCCGACGGTCGTCGGCGAGGTGCGCCGGGAGCGTCCGGTGTTCGTCGACGACGCGACCTTCCTGCGTGCGAGCACGGATCGTCCGATCAAATGGGCCCTTCCCGGCCCGATGACGATGGTCGACACGCTCTACGATTCGCACTACAAGAGCCGCGAGAAGCTCGCGTGGGAGTTCGCGGGCATCCTCAACGAAGAGGCGAAGGCCCTCGAGGCCGCGGGCGTCGACATCATCCAGTTCGACGAGCCCTCGTTCAACGTCTTCTTCGACGAGGTCAAGGACTGGGGTGTCGCGGCCCTCGAGCGGGCTGCGGAGGGCCTGCGTGCCCAGACCGCCGTGCACATCTGCTACGGCTACGGAATCACCGCGAACACCGACTGGAAGGCGACACTCGGGTCGCAGTGGCGACAGTACGAGGAGTCGTTCCCGCTCCTGCAGCGCTCGTCCGTCGACATCGTGTCGTTGGAGTGCCAGAACTCGCACGTCCCGATGGACCTCATCGAGCTCATCCGCGGCAAGAAGGTCATGCTCGGGGCCATCGATGTGGCCAACGAGACGGTCGAGACGCCGGAGGAGGTCGCCGACACCTTGCGCCGCGCGCTCGCCTTCGTCGACGCCGACAAGCTCATCCCGAGCACCAACTGCGGCATGGCGCCGTTCCCTCGCGGCGTCGCTCTGCAGAAGCTGAGCGCGTTGAGCGCGGGGGCGGCGATCCTCCGCGACGAGCTCGGCTGATCGCCACACACACGGCGCGCCCTCGTCCCGACGAGCAGATCGGGGAGGGCGCGCCGTCGTTCAGTCCAGGGGCAGCGGCGGGATGCCCGGAGTGTCGAAACCGAACACGGCGCCGAGGAAGGCGACCTCTTTCTCGAGTGCGTCGACGATCGACTCGGCGCGGCGGAATCCGTGCCCTTCGCCGTCGTACAGCACGTAGGCGTGGGGCACGTGCCGCGTGGCGAGGGCATCGCGGATCGCTTCGGCCTGCGCGGGCGGCACGACGGCGTCGTCACTGCCCTGCAGGATGAGCATCGGGGCGCGCAGGCGGTCCGGATGGCTGAGCGGCGAGCGTTCGACGTAGAGCGCCTCGGCATCGGGCAGGGGCCCGATGAGCCCGTCGAGGTAGTGGGCCTCGAAATCGTGCGTGTCCTCCGCCAGCGCGCGTGCGTCACCGACGCCGTAGCGTGAGATGCCCGCGCGGAAGACGTCGGTGCGCACGAGCGCACCGAGCACCGTCCAGCCCCCGGCCGAGCCGCCTTCGATCGCCAGACGGTCCTCATCGGCTCGTCCGGCGGAGGCGAGACCCGATGCGGCAGCGGCGACGTCGTCGACGTCCACGATGCCCCACTGCCCGTCGAGGCGCTCGCGGTAGGCGCGCCCGTATCCGGTGGATCCGCCGTAGTTCACATCGAGGACTCCGATTCCGCGGCTCGTGAAGAACGCCGTCTTCGCATCGGCGATGCCGCCGACGTGCGCCGTGGGCCCGCCGTGGACGAAGACGACGTAGGGCGGCAGCTCGCCCTCGGGCGCGCGGACGTCGGGATGGGTCGGAGCGAAGTCATAGGCGTGCACCTCGCCGTGCGGTCCCGCGAAGGTCACCGGCCTTCCCACGGGCATCCAGTCGGCCTCCGGGGAGTCCGCACCGGCGACCCGGGCGACCTCGCCGTCGGCGGTCACGAGCCAGATGCCGGTGCCCTGCCGTCCCGCGCCGGAGACGAGGACGGCGCCGGGGCGGGCGTCGTCGATCGCGAGGCGCGACGACGCCGGCAGAGCGACCTGCGTGACCGTGCCGTCGGAGTCGACGATCACGAGAGCGTCGGTGCCGTTCGTGCGAATCGCGGCGAGGCGTCCTTCTCCGAGCAGGCCGTACCAGCGCTGCCCGAGCACCCACAGCCCGCCACCGGTGTCGGCGTCCGCCGGCGCGAGCGGGTGCAGCGTCGCCGATGGCCCGTCGTCGGCGCCGACCTCGACCGACCAGAGGTTCCATCGGCCTGTCGGCTCATCGATGACGACGAGCTCATCGTCCGTGCGCCACGTCGGCTGCAGGGCCGATGTCTCGCCGGAGGTGACGGCACGCGCGTCCGCGACGCGTCCGTTCTCGATCACGCCGACCCGGACCTCGGTGCGCTCCCACGGCATGTGCGGATGGTCCCACGCGACCCACGCGAGCCGCGTGCCGTCCGGGGAGAGGTCCGGCTGGGCGACGAAGTCGCTCCCCGAGACCAGTTCGGTCACCCGTGGCTCGGGGCCCTCGATCGCGATGCGCACGATCGCGCGATGGGGGATGCCGTCGGTGCCCCGCTCGAGGACGGCGAGCAGGGCACCGTGCCGCCGGCGCAGGCCGCCGTAGCGCGCCGCCGGATCCTCGGGCGTGAGTGCGCGGGGGACTCCGTCGGGGCCGAGGGCCCACACCCGCTGATCGGTCTTCTCGACGAACAGCAGGATGCCCGTCTCGGTCGCCGTCCACGCGCCGCCGCCGTACTCGTGCACCCGCGACCGTGCGCTCCACGGCGACGGCAGCACGGTGTCGACGGTGCCCGCGGCGGTGCGGCGGCGAACCGTCGTGCGGCCGCCCTCGGCGGGCAACGACTCGCCCCACCAGATCTCGTCGCCCACGAATGCCGCGCCCTCGAATCGGGGGGCGGCGGACGAGGCCCACTGCGCCGACAGCGGGGACGGCCAAGAACCGAAGGGATGCACCGAGACCATCACTCCACGCTATCCGTCGACGGCGCGTGTTCATCGCCTTTCGTGTCTGTCGCCATCCGATGCCCCGATCTCTCGGGTGCCCGGATGCCCCCTGCCTGGCCCTCAGCCCCGCTCGGTCGCGGAGTCGTCGCCGCGCTCGTCGGGGCGACGCTGCAAAAGTGCACTGAGCCACCAGGTGATCAGGAGCACGGCGAAGACCCCCGCCGCGTCGCCGAGGGTGAGCGGGCGCAGCAGAGCGAGCCAGACGATGGCGAGCACGAGAAGCATCACGCCGATCGCCGTCGGATGCCGGAAAAGCCAGGCGCCGAACGCTCCGGTGTCCAGACCCCGCAGCGCGAGTGCGCGCCGAGCCTCCGCGTTCAGCGCACCGAGGCTCATCCGCAATCGTGACGGTGTGCGCCCGCCGCTGCGCGACCACGCCAGCGCGGCCACGACGGCGCCGACGAACGCCGTGACGACGGCGGTGCGCGAGAGCGCCTCGGAGAGCAGCCCGTAGACGGCGCCGAGGCCGGCGGGGGAGAGGCCGGATCCGGACGCGGCGGTCGAGACGGCGGCCGAGCCGATCGCGATGCCGGCGACGAGCACGATTCCGCCCACCAGAAGCGCGACGCCGGCTCCGAGCAGCGCGGTCGTGCGCCGTCGTGCGAGCAGCACGCCGAGGACGAAGAGGCCGATCGTCGGGAACGGCAGCCACCACCCCGCGGCGACGACGAGGCCGTACCCCGAGCGCAGCAGCTGCAGGGACTGGCCGTCGCCGAGGACGATGACGTGATCGACCTGGGGGATGAGTCGCGCCACGCGGGCATCCCGGGCCTGCAGGCCCTGCCGCACCTGCGAGACGATCTCGCCCATCTGGATGCCGACACCGTCTTCGGTGCGGACGACGAGGCCGCCGCCATCGGAGGTCGCCGCCGTGACCAGCGCGCGATGGGTCGTGCGAAGCGTCGTCGCCCAGATCTCCGAGAACCGATCCGAGTCCACGACATCGGTGATCCCGCGCCGGACGATCCCCTCGAGCCCCGCGGCGGCGGGCTCTTTCAGAAGGTCGAGCGCCGACACGGCGCTCGCCGGCAGCCCGAGCGACGCCACCGCGTCGATGACGTCCGATGTGAGCGCGCCGAAGTCGGTCTGGGTGGTGATCGCGCGCATGGTCTCGTCGACGATCATCTGCCGAACGTCCGCGTCGGACGACAGGGGCGCGAGGGTCGCCACGAAGGCATCCTCATCGACCAGCTGCGCTCGCGCCCAGGCGCCGACGATCGACACCGGGACCAGGATCGCCGCGACGATCAGGCAGATCGCCGAAAGCCACGCGCGCCATGCGCCCACTCGCCGACGTACGGAAGGCGCGTCGCGTGGATCGGGCGCCGCGCGGTGTGCGTGCGGGCGACGCGGAGTGCGGGCAGTCACACCGACATTGTGTCGGACGGGCGCGGACAGCGCTCAGACGGCGCGCAGCACCGCCACCACCTTGCCCAGAACGACCGCCTCGTCGCCGAGGATCGGCTCGAACGCGCTGTTGCGCGGCAGCAGCCAGGTGTGGCCGTCGCGCTGACGGAACGTCTTCACCGTCGCCTCCCCGTCGAGCATCGCGGCGACGATCTCACCGTTGTCGGCGGTCGCCTGCGAGCGCACGACCACCCAGTCGCCGTCGCAGATGGCGGCGTCGATCATCGATTCCCCGCTCACCTTGAGCATGAACAGGTCTCCCTTGCCCACGAGCTGGCGGGGGAGCGGGAAGATCTCCTCGACCTGCTGGTCGGCGGTGATGGGAACGCCCGCCGCGATACGGCCGACCAGCGGCACGAGTGCCGCATCGCCGAGGGCCGGCGACAGGTCGGCCGGGTTCTCGGTCGCCGCGCCGGGCAGATCGATCAGGACCTCCATGGCGCGCGTCTTGCCGGCGTCGCGTCGCAGGTAGCCGCTCAGCTCGAGCTGGTTCAGCTGGTGCGTGACGCTGGAGAGCGACTTCAGCCCCACCGCGTCGCCGATCTCGCGCATGCTCGGCGGGTAGCCGTGCCGTGAGATCGACTGCTGGATCACGTCGAGGATCGCCAGCTGCTTCTCGCTCAGGCTCTTGCGCCGGCGTGTCTGCGGCTTCTCCATGGCGTTCTCCTCACGGATCGTCCGCCTCCGATGGATCTCTTCTTCGAATGTCGGAGGTCGGTGATGTGCTGTCGTCATCGAAACCGTATCCGGTCGGAACGGCGTCGGATGCCAGGCGTCCGCGTGTCGCTTTCGATTCGCCTCCGAGTTCGAGATCGCTTGACAGTCCGATACATCGAAGATATCTTCGGAACAGAACTTCTGACCTGATCCTCGCGTCGCGAGGTTCGGGCACGAAGATCCCGACATCCGAGGCACCGCCCTGAGGAGGGACCATGACCACCATCGACATGTCCGCACACCCCGCTCTGGCCACCCGCGTGCCCGCCACGCGGCTGCGTCTCACGACGCGCGGTCGTCGTGTCGTGGCGATGCTCGTCTCGGTCCCCGCCGCGATCGCTCTGAGCGTCGTGATCCTCTCCAGTGGCGGGGCGCTCGCGTCGAACGAGAACGGCGCACCTGCCGGTACGTTCTCCCACGTGACGGTCATGCCCGGCGACACGCTGTGGTCGATCGCGCAGGACGTCGCGCCGGGCGTCGACCCGCGCGACGTCGTGGACGAGATCGTGCGTCTGAACGCGTTGCCGTCCGGAGCCATCGAGGCCGGCGAGAGCATCGCCATCCCGCAGCAGTACGCTCCGGCGCGCTGA
This genomic interval carries:
- the lexA gene encoding transcriptional repressor LexA produces the protein MEKPQTRRRKSLSEKQLAILDVIQQSISRHGYPPSMREIGDAVGLKSLSSVTHQLNQLELSGYLRRDAGKTRAMEVLIDLPGAATENPADLSPALGDAALVPLVGRIAAGVPITADQQVEEIFPLPRQLVGKGDLFMLKVSGESMIDAAICDGDWVVVRSQATADNGEIVAAMLDGEATVKTFRQRDGHTWLLPRNSAFEPILGDEAVVLGKVVAVLRAV
- a CDS encoding S9 family peptidase, translated to MVSVHPFGSWPSPLSAQWASSAAPRFEGAAFVGDEIWWGESLPAEGGRTTVRRRTAAGTVDTVLPSPWSARSRVHEYGGGAWTATETGILLFVEKTDQRVWALGPDGVPRALTPEDPAARYGGLRRRHGALLAVLERGTDGIPHRAIVRIAIEGPEPRVTELVSGSDFVAQPDLSPDGTRLAWVAWDHPHMPWERTEVRVGVIENGRVADARAVTSGETSALQPTWRTDDELVVIDEPTGRWNLWSVEVGADDGPSATLHPLAPADADTGGGLWVLGQRWYGLLGEGRLAAIRTNGTDALVIVDSDGTVTQVALPASSRLAIDDARPGAVLVSGAGRQGTGIWLVTADGEVARVAGADSPEADWMPVGRPVTFAGPHGEVHAYDFAPTHPDVRAPEGELPPYVVFVHGGPTAHVGGIADAKTAFFTSRGIGVLDVNYGGSTGYGRAYRERLDGQWGIVDVDDVAAAASGLASAGRADEDRLAIEGGSAGGWTVLGALVRTDVFRAGISRYGVGDARALAEDTHDFEAHYLDGLIGPLPDAEALYVERSPLSHPDRLRAPMLILQGSDDAVVPPAQAEAIRDALATRHVPHAYVLYDGEGHGFRRAESIVDALEKEVAFLGAVFGFDTPGIPPLPLD
- a CDS encoding LysM peptidoglycan-binding domain-containing protein; its protein translation is MTTIDMSAHPALATRVPATRLRLTTRGRRVVAMLVSVPAAIALSVVILSSGGALASNENGAPAGTFSHVTVMPGDTLWSIAQDVAPGVDPRDVVDEIVRLNALPSGAIEAGESIAIPQQYAPAR